The following proteins come from a genomic window of Streptomyces sp. Sge12:
- a CDS encoding GTP-binding protein translates to MPGYDTTASAHREPAPVKILVAGGFGVGKTTLVETISEIEPLRTEERLTAAGVGVDDLDGIESKTVTTVAMDFGRLTLTDAGVVLYLFGTPGQERFWFMWDDLLNGALGAIVLVDTGRLDRSFPAVDFFESRGLPFVVGANCFHGEQHYTAEEIAAALHLRDPNTPVLMLDARDRTDVRASLLALLDLLITKAQAPAAAGR, encoded by the coding sequence TTGCCCGGATATGACACGACCGCGTCCGCCCACCGGGAACCGGCCCCGGTCAAGATCCTCGTCGCCGGCGGTTTCGGGGTCGGGAAGACGACCCTGGTGGAGACGATCTCCGAGATCGAGCCGCTGCGCACGGAGGAACGGCTGACGGCCGCCGGTGTCGGCGTCGACGACCTCGACGGCATCGAGTCCAAGACGGTGACCACCGTGGCGATGGACTTCGGCCGGCTCACCCTCACCGACGCCGGCGTCGTCCTCTACCTGTTCGGCACGCCGGGCCAGGAACGCTTCTGGTTCATGTGGGACGACCTGCTGAACGGGGCGCTCGGGGCGATCGTGCTGGTCGACACCGGCCGCCTCGACCGCAGCTTCCCGGCCGTGGATTTCTTCGAGAGCCGCGGACTGCCCTTCGTGGTCGGCGCCAACTGCTTCCACGGCGAACAGCACTACACCGCCGAGGAGATCGCGGCCGCCCTGCACCTGCGCGACCCGAACACCCCCGTCCTCATGCTCGACGCCCGCGACCGTACGGACGTCCGCGCCTCCCTGCTCGCCCTGCTCGACCTGCTCATCACCAAGGCGCAGGCCCCGGCGGCCGCCGGCCGCTGA
- a CDS encoding phosphocholine-specific phospholipase C, protein MAELNRRRFLQIAGGTAALTMLNDSIARAAAISAQGTTGTIQDIEHIVVLMQENRSFDHYFGAMKGVRGFGDPRPVLQDNGKSVFHQSNGTKDVLPFNPQVQDLGMQFLEGLNHDWAGGHQAYNNGKYDKWVPAKTATTMSYMTRNDIPFHYALADAFTVCDAYHCSFIGATDPNRYYLWTGHTGNDGTGGGPVLGNQEAGYGWKTYPERLESAGVSWKVYQDIGDGLNAAGSWGWINDAFRGNYGDNSLLYFNSYRNAQPGSALYEKARTGTNAKAGEGYFDRLRADVVNGALPSVSWIAAPEAFSEHANWPTNFGAWYISQVLDALTANPAVWAKTALFITYDENDGFFDHVVPPYPPASAAWGLSTADVSKDLYAGGGGYAAGPYGLGPRVPMIVVSPWSKGGYVCSETFDHTSVIRFMEKRFGVQEPNISPWRRAVCGDLTSAFDFTRADAAPAALPSTAGYVPPDRNRHPSYHPTPPATGALPRQEAGAKPTRALGYQPYVDGARTVSTGRFTLTFASGPTLGAHFHSTSGNRTDGPWPYTVEAGKTLADTWSTSSSTGNQINLTVWGPNGFLRTWKGPAKKAGPEATARHVAATGNLALTLTNSGTAAVNLTVTNSYGGAAQTLRVAAGATVSHTVSLAASGRWYDVQVVSDADTTFLRRFAGHVETGAAGVSDPAIKTV, encoded by the coding sequence ATGGCAGAACTCAATCGTCGCAGGTTCCTGCAGATAGCCGGTGGCACCGCGGCCCTCACGATGCTGAACGACAGCATCGCGCGGGCCGCCGCCATCTCGGCCCAGGGCACCACCGGAACGATCCAGGACATCGAGCACATCGTCGTCCTCATGCAGGAGAACCGGTCCTTCGACCACTACTTCGGTGCGATGAAGGGGGTCCGGGGCTTCGGTGACCCGCGGCCGGTCCTCCAGGACAACGGCAAGTCCGTCTTCCACCAGTCGAACGGCACCAAGGACGTCCTGCCCTTCAACCCGCAGGTCCAGGACCTCGGGATGCAGTTCCTGGAGGGGCTCAACCACGACTGGGCCGGCGGCCACCAGGCGTACAACAACGGCAAGTACGACAAGTGGGTCCCGGCCAAGACGGCCACGACCATGTCGTACATGACCCGGAACGACATCCCGTTCCACTACGCCCTCGCCGACGCCTTCACGGTGTGCGACGCCTACCACTGCTCCTTCATCGGCGCCACCGACCCGAACCGCTACTACCTGTGGACGGGCCACACGGGCAACGACGGAACGGGCGGCGGCCCGGTCCTCGGCAACCAGGAGGCCGGCTACGGCTGGAAGACCTACCCCGAGCGGCTGGAGTCCGCCGGCGTCTCCTGGAAGGTCTACCAGGACATCGGCGACGGCCTGAACGCCGCCGGCTCCTGGGGCTGGATCAATGACGCCTTCCGCGGCAACTACGGCGACAACTCGCTGCTGTACTTCAACAGCTACCGGAACGCCCAGCCCGGCAGCGCCCTGTACGAGAAGGCGCGCACCGGCACGAACGCCAAGGCGGGCGAGGGCTACTTCGACCGGCTGCGCGCGGACGTGGTGAACGGCGCCCTGCCCTCCGTCTCCTGGATCGCCGCCCCCGAGGCCTTCAGCGAGCACGCCAACTGGCCGACGAACTTCGGCGCCTGGTACATCTCGCAGGTCCTGGACGCGCTGACCGCCAACCCGGCGGTCTGGGCCAAGACCGCACTGTTCATCACCTACGACGAGAACGACGGCTTCTTCGACCACGTGGTCCCGCCGTACCCGCCGGCCTCCGCGGCCTGGGGCCTGTCCACGGCGGACGTGTCGAAGGACCTCTACGCGGGCGGTGGCGGCTACGCGGCCGGACCGTACGGGCTCGGCCCGCGCGTCCCGATGATCGTGGTCTCCCCCTGGAGCAAGGGCGGCTACGTCTGCTCCGAGACCTTCGACCACACCTCGGTGATCCGCTTCATGGAGAAGCGCTTCGGGGTGCAGGAGCCGAACATCTCCCCGTGGCGCCGCGCCGTCTGCGGCGACCTGACCTCGGCCTTCGACTTCACCCGGGCCGATGCCGCGCCCGCCGCGCTCCCGTCCACGGCCGGCTACGTCCCGCCGGACAGGAACCGCCACCCGTCCTACCACCCGACCCCGCCGGCGACGGGCGCCCTGCCCCGCCAGGAGGCCGGCGCCAAGCCGACCCGCGCCCTCGGCTACCAGCCGTACGTGGACGGCGCCCGCACCGTTTCGACGGGCCGGTTCACCCTCACCTTCGCCTCCGGCCCGACCCTGGGCGCCCACTTCCACAGCACCTCGGGCAACCGGACGGACGGCCCCTGGCCCTACACGGTCGAGGCGGGCAAGACCCTTGCCGACACCTGGTCCACCAGCAGCTCCACGGGCAACCAGATCAACCTCACCGTCTGGGGTCCGAACGGCTTCCTGCGCACCTGGAAGGGCCCGGCGAAGAAGGCCGGCCCCGAGGCCACGGCCCGCCACGTCGCGGCCACCGGGAACCTCGCACTGACGCTGACCAACTCCGGGACGGCCGCCGTCAACCTCACGGTGACCAACTCCTACGGCGGCGCGGCCCAGACCCTCCGGGTGGCGGCCGGTGCGACGGTCTCCCACACGGTGTCCCTCGCCGCCTCGGGCCGCTGGTACGACGTGCAGGTCGTCTCCGACGCCGACACGACCTTCCTGCGGCGTTTCGCCGGACACGTGGAGACGGGCGCCGCGGGCGTCTCGGACCCGGCGATCAAGACCGTCTGA